One stretch of Chryseobacterium indologenes DNA includes these proteins:
- a CDS encoding DEAD/DEAH box helicase, whose translation MAEYILENISISTLSVYDLLKHTSESSFIGITDFHEIYPVVIENNMGIFTKESSLQDFPMITISRINNSLICSCTCDHSKAQLCVHQSEIIHCILEEKNYRIFFDDLLRKKTLLSTAKSYGLENEPDLDQYFQLELAERKLKILPKIKEMLPMDEHMFQKDLLPQLPSKLDELAAQETGKKQIVVIGKHRYYNHLIFSLMEAEMTQTGKIKNPVTSLNATQLIWKAEKPMDIKFYTAIASFQNNYNEEYDVAEWEALKIIVNNPLHLEVYYHDREVAESISAKSLTLTKLNTLNADFQLSVFKKDPFYEITGELMLNDTSVPFKNVIIRNEYFVYNNNTFSFIDHPDMLRVIKFFKANNEILLVHSSKYEEFMKQILATLEERIHINYSYIQTATKVQLEEKNFQTERVIYLRQQESYIGITPVMKYGQVEVPVYSRKQIFDTDQNGNPFKIERNDAAEARFTSLVMQQHPDFKEQMDGYQYFYLHRDKFLDNNWFLSAFEIWRNEGIIILGFNELKNNKLNPHRAKINIQITSGLNWFNAKLKVGFGQKEATLKQLHRTIRNKSKFVQLDDGSLGILPEEWMDRIAAYFQVGEIDEELLKIPKINFTEVSSLFEKEVLSTEVQDEITTYSNQFLHGKDIPPVNIPTQLNAELRDYQHEGLNWLNFLDDFNFGGCLADDMGLGKTIQIIAFILSQREKRGHTTNLVVVPTSLLFNWQEEIIKFAPSIKFLVHYGPDRQKTTAHLPDYEIVLTTYGMLLSDIRFLKTFNFNYTFLDESQTIKNPNSERYKAARLLQSRNRIVLTGTPVENSTFDLYSQLSFACPGLLGNKQYFKDIYAIPIDKFEYSKRAIELQQKIKPFILRRTKKQVAKELPEKTETVIYCEMNAEQRRIYDAYEKELREFIAANDDDDDLNKNSMHVLTGLTRLRQICNSPVLIKEGYSGENAVKIEILMEQILGKSKDHKILVFSQFVGMLDLLKPELERHGIPFEYLTGQTKDRGKKVANFQENEDIRVFLISLKAGGVGLNLTQADYIYLIDPWWNPATENQAIDRSYRIGQTKNVIAVRMICSNTVEEKILTLQKKKTILAQNLLKTDGTKFQGLSKQDLLNILGQK comes from the coding sequence ATGGCAGAATATATTCTTGAAAACATCAGCATCAGTACACTTTCCGTTTATGATCTCTTAAAGCATACCTCAGAAAGTTCATTTATTGGAATCACTGATTTTCATGAAATTTATCCTGTTGTCATTGAAAATAATATGGGAATCTTTACAAAAGAATCCTCACTGCAGGACTTTCCCATGATTACAATCAGCCGTATCAATAATTCATTGATATGTAGCTGTACTTGTGATCATTCTAAAGCGCAGCTTTGTGTTCATCAGTCAGAAATCATCCATTGTATTCTGGAAGAAAAAAATTATCGCATTTTCTTTGATGACCTACTCCGGAAAAAGACATTGCTGTCTACAGCCAAAAGCTATGGACTGGAAAACGAACCGGATCTTGACCAATATTTTCAACTGGAACTGGCAGAACGTAAACTTAAGATCCTCCCAAAGATCAAAGAAATGCTTCCCATGGATGAGCACATGTTTCAAAAGGATCTTTTACCACAGCTTCCTTCTAAACTGGATGAACTGGCTGCTCAGGAAACAGGGAAAAAACAAATAGTAGTGATCGGTAAACACCGTTATTACAATCATCTGATATTTTCCCTCATGGAAGCTGAAATGACCCAAACAGGAAAGATTAAAAATCCTGTGACTTCTCTGAATGCTACGCAGCTGATCTGGAAAGCAGAAAAACCTATGGATATAAAATTCTATACCGCTATTGCATCTTTTCAGAACAATTACAATGAAGAGTATGATGTGGCTGAATGGGAAGCTCTAAAAATTATTGTAAACAACCCTCTTCATCTGGAAGTATATTATCACGACCGGGAGGTCGCAGAAAGTATCTCCGCAAAGTCACTTACTCTAACTAAACTTAACACTTTAAATGCAGACTTCCAACTCTCTGTATTTAAGAAAGATCCATTTTATGAAATCACCGGAGAACTGATGCTTAATGACACTTCCGTTCCTTTTAAAAATGTGATAATCCGAAATGAATATTTTGTATATAACAACAACACATTCAGCTTCATAGACCATCCTGACATGCTCAGGGTTATCAAATTCTTCAAGGCAAATAATGAGATTTTGTTGGTACATTCTTCAAAATATGAGGAATTCATGAAGCAAATTCTGGCTACTCTTGAAGAGCGTATTCACATTAATTACAGCTACATACAGACCGCAACAAAAGTACAACTTGAAGAAAAGAATTTCCAGACAGAAAGAGTTATTTACCTTCGCCAGCAGGAAAGTTACATTGGAATTACTCCTGTCATGAAGTATGGACAGGTAGAAGTTCCCGTATACTCCAGAAAACAGATTTTTGATACTGATCAGAACGGAAACCCTTTCAAAATAGAAAGAAATGATGCCGCAGAAGCCCGATTTACCTCTTTGGTAATGCAACAGCATCCCGATTTTAAAGAACAGATGGACGGCTATCAGTATTTCTATCTTCACAGGGACAAATTCCTTGATAATAACTGGTTTTTGAGTGCATTTGAAATATGGCGAAATGAAGGAATTATCATTCTGGGATTTAATGAACTGAAAAACAATAAGCTCAACCCTCATCGGGCTAAAATTAACATTCAGATTACCAGTGGATTGAACTGGTTTAATGCGAAATTAAAAGTAGGTTTCGGCCAAAAGGAGGCTACTTTAAAACAACTTCACAGAACCATTCGAAATAAAAGTAAATTCGTTCAACTGGATGATGGTAGCCTTGGTATTCTTCCTGAAGAATGGATGGATAGGATCGCAGCCTATTTTCAGGTTGGAGAAATTGATGAAGAGCTATTAAAAATTCCTAAAATCAATTTTACTGAAGTTTCTTCTCTTTTTGAAAAGGAGGTATTGAGTACTGAAGTTCAGGATGAAATTACTACATATTCCAATCAATTTCTGCATGGTAAGGATATTCCCCCGGTCAATATCCCTACTCAATTAAATGCTGAGTTAAGAGATTATCAGCACGAAGGATTAAATTGGCTTAATTTTCTGGATGATTTCAACTTTGGAGGATGTCTTGCTGATGATATGGGATTGGGTAAAACTATTCAGATCATTGCATTTATCCTGTCTCAAAGAGAAAAACGAGGACATACCACTAACCTGGTTGTAGTTCCTACTTCCCTTCTTTTCAACTGGCAGGAAGAGATTATTAAGTTTGCCCCATCTATAAAATTTTTGGTACATTACGGTCCGGATCGGCAAAAAACAACCGCTCACCTTCCTGACTATGAAATTGTCCTCACCACTTATGGAATGTTGCTTTCTGATATTCGTTTTCTGAAAACTTTTAATTTCAATTATACTTTCCTTGATGAGTCGCAAACCATTAAGAATCCTAATTCCGAAAGATATAAAGCAGCACGTCTGCTTCAATCCAGAAATAGGATTGTACTGACCGGAACTCCTGTTGAGAACAGCACTTTCGACCTTTATAGTCAGCTCTCTTTTGCCTGTCCGGGATTATTAGGCAACAAACAGTATTTCAAAGACATTTATGCTATTCCTATTGATAAATTTGAGTATAGCAAGCGGGCTATAGAACTTCAGCAGAAAATAAAACCATTTATTCTCCGCAGAACTAAAAAGCAGGTAGCTAAAGAGCTTCCTGAAAAGACAGAAACTGTTATTTATTGTGAAATGAACGCTGAACAGCGCAGGATTTATGATGCTTATGAAAAAGAGCTTCGTGAATTCATTGCGGCCAATGATGATGATGATGATCTCAATAAAAACAGCATGCATGTTCTTACAGGTCTTACAAGGCTCAGACAGATCTGTAACTCTCCTGTATTGATTAAAGAAGGATACTCCGGGGAAAATGCCGTAAAAATTGAGATCCTGATGGAGCAGATCTTGGGAAAATCAAAAGATCATAAAATCCTTGTTTTCTCTCAATTTGTAGGAATGCTTGATTTATTGAAGCCTGAACTGGAGCGTCACGGTATTCCTTTCGAGTATCTTACCGGACAAACTAAAGATAGAGGCAAAAAAGTAGCTAATTTCCAGGAAAATGAAGACATCCGCGTATTTTTGATAAGTTTAAAAGCTGGTGGTGTAGGGCTTAATCTTACTCAAGCTGACTATATTTACCTGATTGATCCATGGTGGAACCCTGCTACTGAAAACCAAGCCATTGACCGAAGTTATCGTATAGGACAGACTAAAAATGTTATTGCAGTCCGCATGATCTGTTCCAATACCGTGGAAGAGAAAATCCTGACTCTTCAGAAAAAGAAGACTATTTTGGCTCAAAACCTTCTTAAAACGGATGGCACCAAGTTCCAGGGGCTTTCCAAACAGGATTTACTGAATATTTTAGGACAGAAATAG
- a CDS encoding GEVED domain-containing protein: MKKIITLSAVILSGLIDAQYCTPTFQYGAGSNMISNVSFGSINNSSSTNSSTAQEYEDFTSLAADLVAGNAYPVSIKGPSSTFPSDVMIYIDFNGNGSFDDAGESFYIGRLEAANPANAFTITNSITIPSNVSGGSKRMRVLKNTNVLAYSDPGAQNSISSACDSGLRAGQTEDYTVNIQGNNTNFPSPYCGVEGITSLTVSEISKVEFAGMENESPLDGNSATIEDFTGTIFNVSRGNAYPITVTGGTHGQTTVSAYAYIDFNHNNQFDPDEKFNLGYLDNSNPVSGHESGVTSETITIPVNALLGNTRFRLVKAYESSSWMGTLENLPCPSGWFIGQAEDYTVNVQPESLSTTEVSKNKTIDVKVYPNPTSGNITIRMKEKLEKYEVYSTSGQKLSEGNSDTVNMNSFISGTYLIKIQTKDKKVVTEKVIKK, encoded by the coding sequence GCTTTGGAAGTATTAACAATTCTTCATCAACGAACTCATCAACGGCACAGGAATACGAAGATTTTACTTCATTAGCAGCGGATCTGGTGGCTGGTAATGCATATCCGGTATCAATAAAAGGACCTTCCAGTACTTTTCCTAGTGATGTAATGATTTATATTGATTTTAACGGAAATGGCAGCTTTGATGACGCAGGAGAGAGTTTTTATATAGGAAGACTGGAAGCAGCCAACCCGGCAAATGCGTTTACCATTACCAATAGCATTACGATTCCATCAAATGTGTCGGGAGGCAGTAAAAGAATGAGAGTTCTTAAAAATACAAATGTACTGGCTTATTCGGATCCGGGTGCCCAAAATTCCATCTCTTCTGCATGTGATTCCGGATTAAGAGCAGGCCAGACTGAAGATTATACTGTAAATATTCAGGGAAACAATACGAATTTTCCATCTCCCTATTGTGGGGTTGAAGGTATAACAAGCCTTACGGTGAGCGAAATCAGCAAAGTAGAATTTGCCGGAATGGAAAATGAGAGTCCATTGGATGGAAATTCAGCAACCATAGAAGACTTTACGGGTACCATTTTTAATGTCAGCCGTGGAAATGCATATCCCATAACCGTGACGGGAGGAACTCATGGACAAACAACAGTTTCTGCTTATGCTTATATTGATTTTAACCATAATAATCAGTTTGATCCTGATGAAAAGTTTAATCTTGGATATCTGGATAATTCAAATCCGGTTTCCGGTCATGAATCAGGGGTTACCTCAGAAACGATCACCATTCCGGTGAATGCATTATTGGGAAACACACGTTTCAGGCTGGTAAAAGCGTATGAATCCAGCTCATGGATGGGGACCCTTGAAAATCTTCCATGTCCTTCAGGTTGGTTTATTGGCCAGGCAGAAGACTATACGGTCAATGTACAGCCGGAAAGTCTTTCTACAACGGAAGTTTCTAAGAACAAAACTATTGACGTGAAAGTATATCCAAATCCAACCTCCGGAAATATAACGATCAGAATGAAAGAAAAACTGGAGAAATATGAAGTTTATAGTACTTCAGGACAGAAACTTTCGGAAGGAAATTCTGATACTGTGAATATGAACAGCTTTATTTCAGGGACATATCTGATTAAAATACAGACCAAAGATAAAAAAGTAGTTACCGAAAAGGTAATTAAAAAGTAA